CGGCCGTAAACAAAAGCCCGGTGAGGAGATCTTCAAAACGCTCCTGGCGGAACCACTGCACGCCCTCGTGCCAGTGAAGCGCCAAAAAGCGGGCGACAGCCTCATCCTCCAGCAGGCGCGATACGTCGCGGGCGGACTCTTTCACCCAGAAATCCTGGTGTTTCACCAGTAGGTGCAGCAGGGCGAGGTCGGGGCCTTTGTCCTCGGTGTCCAGGTGACGGCGCAGGGCGTCGTCCAGTCGAAACCTCAGAAGCAGGGCGGCTGTTTCCGCGGGGCTTCCGGTCGACCCCGTGAGTTCGCTCAGGCGGTGCAGAAGCAGAAAGGGCAGAACGATCCGCTTGCGCCAATCCTGGCTCTTGGTCGGCAGCAGCTTTTCACGCAGCGCCTTGAAGGTGGTCTGGTGGATTTTTTTGCGGCCGCTGCGGGCCAGTCGGGAAGCGAGCCGCAACGTTTCTGTCTGCAGACGACTGCCGAAAGTCCGGTCCGGTGACGGCCTTCTGGCACAGGTGGCGAATTCGCTGAAAAAGGCCGCCGCTGTTTCGGCCAAGCGTTGGGATACTTGCGCGGCAGCGGTCGTCGGCTTGGCCTGCAGCAGGTCCTCCGTCAGGTCGGGGGCGAGAGCGCGCAGCAGAAGGTGGTGCAGTGAGGCGAACCGTAGCCGGTCCCGTTCCAGGTCGAGATCCTTCGCCGGCTGGCCCGCCAGCTGCCCATGGAGCTGCTGCCAGGAGCCGTCGTCATCCTGGAAGAGGGTAAAATCGAGAAAGACGCGGTAGTCGTAGGCCGGCAGCTGCAGGTAAAGACCGTTTTGCCGCAGTTCATCGCTCTTTTGCAGGTATTCGAGGCCGCTGTGATGATCGCGGAAGCGCAGGAAGCTCCTGTCTCCTTCACCGGCACCCAGAACCTCGGCCAGGGTGAGGCGTTCGCTGACCATCTCGCCGCCGTCACCGGGTACCAGGCGGGCGGCCGAATGCTGCAGCCAGCCGCCGGTCTCGGCAAAGCGGTTGTGGTAGACGACCAGCGCCCGCTCGGAGCCAGCCTGGTTGCTGTAGGCCAGCACATCCTCGTTGACCTGACCGCCGCTGGTGAAGTCGAAGAGGCGGAACTGAGCCGATTCGCTGAAAAGATAGCGTTTTTTCAGCAGCGGAAAGATCTGGTGCTCGTGGTGGCGGATGAACCCCTCGTCGGGGCTTTCGTCCCAGTAGGCGCGGCGGTATTCCATCCCGTACTTTTCGCGCAGGCCCTCGATCTGGCCGTGCCCGAACATGGGCAGTCCCGGTAGGGTGGCCAGCAGCACGGCCACACCGAAGTACTTGTCGTCCTTGCCGAACTGTTCGACGGCGGTGGCCTCGTCGGGGTTGTTCATGAAGTTGACGAAACGTTTGAGGATCTCGGGGTTGAACTCGAGAACATTCTTGATGACCGAGCGATACTTGCCGTTTTCCTCACGCTTGAGCATGTTCATGAAGGCGCTGTTGTAGACCCGGTGCATGCCGAGGGTGCGCACGAAATAGCCCTCCATAAGCCAGAAGGCCTCGGCGATCAGCAGGGTGTCGGGCACCTCGGCCGCCACCCGGTCGACCACCTCCCGCCAGAACTCCTGGGGGAAGGCCTGTTCGAAGGCGGCCCTTTCCATGGCATGTTCTGCCCGGCTGGGGACACCGGCGCCACCACCGGGCTGCGGGAACCACAGGCGCTGGAAGTGCTTCTTGGCCAGGGTCATGGCCGCGTCGAAGCGGATGACGCGGAAGCGGCGGGCGATGGAGAGGATCGTCCCGATCATGGCCTCACGGACCTGGGGGAGCAGGTAATTGAGCTGGGCGGTGTCGTTCCACGGCATGTGGGTGCCGTCGTTGCCGTGGTAGATGAAGCGCACCCGGCCGCTGCGGCGATCCTCGTAGCGGAAGACCACGGCGGCATCGCTGTGGTCGTAGTAGCCGTCTTCGATCTGCAGGCAGAGGTCGCCATCGTCGGAGAGGTCGGGTCCGCTGAAACGATAGGCCGGGTACGGGGGGTGGTCGAGCTGGACGAACCAGTCGGGATGCTCCTTGATCCAGCGTGAGTAGAGTCCGGTGTGGTTGGGGACCACGTCACTGGCGAGGCGGATTCCCCGGCGCCGGCAGCGCTCCTCCAGGTCGGCCAGGGCCGCATCGCCGCCGAGATCGGCGGCAATCTGGTAATCGTAAAGAGAATAGGCCGAGGCCGAGGCCTCGGGATTGCCGCGGATCTGCTTGATCTTGCGCGAAGCGGGCGAGCGTTCCCACAGGCCGATGAGCCACAGGGAGGTGAAGCCCCAGCGGGCCAGCCGGTCGAGTTCCTCGTCGGGGATGGCGTCGAGCCGGGTAATGGCGCGGCTATAGCGGCGGCTGAGCTGATCGAGCCATACATAGGTCGATTTGGCCATGAGCACGACGTTGGCCATCCAGTCGGCATCGGAGGAGAAAGCCTCGTATTCCTCCGGGCCCCGCGCAAAGGTGGGAACGGGCACGTCGCCGGGGCCGCCGCCGCGGCTGGCCTTCTCTTCAGCGATGACGTCAAAAGCGATGAGGATATCCGCCAGCAGATCCTCCGGCAGGAGACTGCCCCAGGTCTGCCGAATCACCGCGAGCTGTCCTTCCAGGGAATCCGGCGCCGCCGCAAGAGGCGCCTGCAGCAGGGTACGCAGGGAGCCGCCCAGGGGGCCAGGAGCGCTTTCCCTGGCCAGCCAGCGGTCGAGGCGTTCCAGCACCTCGAGATAGTCTGAACTCTGGCGCAGGTCGGCGTCATCGAACAGGGGACGCGCACAGGCGGCCGCCCGGTTGCCCATCTGGATGGACAGGATATACATCTCCAGCAGTGCCTGCCGACGCTGCTCGCCCTGCAAGGGGCTGAAAATCTCAATGCCAGCCGTCTTGGCCGGTGGATAGAAGCGCCCAAAGTCATGCAGCGTTTTTCGCAGTTCGGGGAGCGCCATGGCGCCGTGGGCGGCTTCGACCCCCGCCGGCTCGACGCGAACCTGACGTTCCCGCAGATAAGCCTGGCTGAGGGCACGGAAAGCCCGGTTGAGCAGGGCGAGTAGGTAGAGCTGGCCGGCACTTCCCTTGAAGCCGGAATCCTGGCGCTGAAGCCGGTCGGCCAGGGTGCGCAGAGGAAAGAGGGCGGTAGGGCGAACTTCTTCAAAGTTCTCCGGCAAGGCCAGCTGCTGACGGGCCTTGCCGGAAATCTGCAGGGAGAGAGGAAAGTATTCAGGGTGCTTGCGATGAGGGGTCATGGTTCTTCCAGGGGGTTGAAAAGCAATCAATAGACGACGGTCGGGTCGGCGCTGCGAAGAAAACGAGCCGCCACTTCGGGTGGGGTGGGATTCATGTAAAAGCCCGTGCCCCATTCGAAGCCGGCGATCTTGGTCAGGCGCGGCACCAGCTCGATGCGCCAGTGAAAGTCGTAGGGGAGGGATCCCCAATAAGCCGGCTTGCCCAGGCGCAGATGCATGGGGGGGGCATTGTGCAGGACGAAATTGTAGGGCGGGTCGCGCAGGACGCTGCGCAGCCGCAACAGGGTATCCTTGAGAATTTCAGCCAGAATGCCCAGTTCCTGATCGGTCAGCAGAGCGAAATCGTGACTGTGATGACGCGGAATGATATTGAGCTCAAAGGGGAAGTGGGAGGCGTAAGGGGCCAGCACGACGAATTCCTCGTTGCTGCGCACGATGCGCTCGTCGGTTTCCAGCTCCTGGCGCAGGATGTCGCAGAGCAGGCAGCGTTCCTTGCGCCCGTAATATTCCCGGCACACGGACAGCTGGGTCGTGGCCACGGGGGGCGTGATGGGAACCGCCATCAGCTGGGA
The sequence above is a segment of the Desulfuromonas sp. KJ2020 genome. Coding sequences within it:
- a CDS encoding alpha-amylase family glycosyl hydrolase — translated: MTPHRKHPEYFPLSLQISGKARQQLALPENFEEVRPTALFPLRTLADRLQRQDSGFKGSAGQLYLLALLNRAFRALSQAYLRERQVRVEPAGVEAAHGAMALPELRKTLHDFGRFYPPAKTAGIEIFSPLQGEQRRQALLEMYILSIQMGNRAAACARPLFDDADLRQSSDYLEVLERLDRWLARESAPGPLGGSLRTLLQAPLAAAPDSLEGQLAVIRQTWGSLLPEDLLADILIAFDVIAEEKASRGGGPGDVPVPTFARGPEEYEAFSSDADWMANVVLMAKSTYVWLDQLSRRYSRAITRLDAIPDEELDRLARWGFTSLWLIGLWERSPASRKIKQIRGNPEASASAYSLYDYQIAADLGGDAALADLEERCRRRGIRLASDVVPNHTGLYSRWIKEHPDWFVQLDHPPYPAYRFSGPDLSDDGDLCLQIEDGYYDHSDAAVVFRYEDRRSGRVRFIYHGNDGTHMPWNDTAQLNYLLPQVREAMIGTILSIARRFRVIRFDAAMTLAKKHFQRLWFPQPGGGAGVPSRAEHAMERAAFEQAFPQEFWREVVDRVAAEVPDTLLIAEAFWLMEGYFVRTLGMHRVYNSAFMNMLKREENGKYRSVIKNVLEFNPEILKRFVNFMNNPDEATAVEQFGKDDKYFGVAVLLATLPGLPMFGHGQIEGLREKYGMEYRRAYWDESPDEGFIRHHEHQIFPLLKKRYLFSESAQFRLFDFTSGGQVNEDVLAYSNQAGSERALVVYHNRFAETGGWLQHSAARLVPGDGGEMVSERLTLAEVLGAGEGDRSFLRFRDHHSGLEYLQKSDELRQNGLYLQLPAYDYRVFLDFTLFQDDDGSWQQLHGQLAGQPAKDLDLERDRLRFASLHHLLLRALAPDLTEDLLQAKPTTAAAQVSQRLAETAAAFFSEFATCARRPSPDRTFGSRLQTETLRLASRLARSGRKKIHQTTFKALREKLLPTKSQDWRKRIVLPFLLLHRLSELTGSTGSPAETAALLLRFRLDDALRRHLDTEDKGPDLALLHLLVKHQDFWVKESARDVSRLLEDEAVARFLALHWHEGVQWFRQERFEDLLTGLLFTAVLTWEGEEAAFPDFMAACFQQTEAWRRGAATAGYRLDKFLRIG
- the galT gene encoding galactose-1-phosphate uridylyltransferase — protein: MSQLRWDPLKMSWVIISNERGRRPRDYILERQEVSLTACPFCYGREDKTTHEVFAIRPDGSRPDTSGWQVRVIPNKYPALRIEGNLDKRGIGLFDAMNGIGAHEVIIETPDHDRQLADLTPIEITNVLRAYRARLMDLRKDPRFRYIIIFKNHGVEAGAGIPHSHSQLMAVPITPPVATTQLSVCREYYGRKERCLLCDILRQELETDERIVRSNEEFVVLAPYASHFPFELNIIPRHHSHDFALLTDQELGILAEILKDTLLRLRSVLRDPPYNFVLHNAPPMHLRLGKPAYWGSLPYDFHWRIELVPRLTKIAGFEWGTGFYMNPTPPEVAARFLRSADPTVVY